One part of the Aestuariirhabdus litorea genome encodes these proteins:
- the aroB gene encoding 3-dehydroquinate synthase produces MQTLKVELGERSYPIHIGQRLLEQPKLLTEHIAGRQVMVVTNDTVAPLYLQSLLACLEGYQVSTAVLPDGEQYKTLDSVSRVYDQLLKDRHNRTTTLIALGGGVIGDMTGFAAASYQRGVHFIQLPTTLLSQVDSSVGGKTGVNHPLGKNMIGAFHQPQVVLIDTDTLSTLPDRELSAGIAEVVKYGLLYDAEFYRWLDQSMDALMARDVTALERAIYRSCEIKAQIVARDERESGMRALLNLGHTFGHAIETHQGYGNWLHGEAVAVGMLMAADLSARLGWLSAADVAGIKSLLLRAGLPVYPPEDMSPEEFLALMAVDKKVTDGTIRLVLLNSIGSALMSSDFPMSALMATLKAGEDLGRF; encoded by the coding sequence ATGCAAACACTAAAGGTTGAACTGGGGGAGAGAAGTTACCCTATCCACATTGGGCAGAGGTTGCTGGAGCAGCCAAAGCTTCTGACGGAGCATATAGCCGGCCGTCAGGTGATGGTGGTCACTAATGATACGGTGGCACCTCTTTATCTGCAGAGCCTGCTTGCTTGTCTGGAAGGCTATCAGGTGTCGACCGCTGTACTCCCGGATGGGGAGCAGTATAAAACACTCGATAGCGTTTCCCGTGTCTATGATCAGCTGTTAAAGGACCGGCATAACCGAACCACCACCCTTATTGCGCTCGGCGGTGGTGTGATCGGGGATATGACCGGCTTTGCAGCGGCCAGTTATCAGCGTGGCGTCCACTTTATCCAGCTACCCACCACGCTGCTGTCCCAGGTGGACTCATCGGTCGGGGGTAAGACCGGAGTGAATCATCCCCTGGGGAAAAACATGATAGGGGCTTTTCATCAGCCCCAGGTTGTATTGATCGATACGGATACCCTGTCGACCTTGCCGGACCGGGAGCTGTCTGCCGGTATTGCCGAGGTGGTTAAGTATGGCTTGCTGTACGATGCAGAGTTTTACCGCTGGCTCGATCAGTCGATGGACGCACTGATGGCGCGGGATGTGACCGCACTGGAGCGGGCAATCTACCGTTCCTGCGAAATCAAGGCGCAGATTGTAGCCCGTGACGAGCGTGAATCGGGGATGCGGGCATTGCTTAACCTGGGTCATACCTTCGGTCATGCAATTGAGACCCACCAGGGCTATGGCAACTGGTTGCATGGCGAGGCGGTAGCGGTTGGCATGCTGATGGCAGCCGACCTCTCGGCGCGTCTGGGGTGGTTGTCAGCTGCCGACGTAGCCGGGATAAAGTCCCTGTTGTTAAGGGCAGGGCTGCCGGTTTACCCTCCCGAAGATATGTCGCCCGAGGAGTTTCTGGCGCTGATGGCGGTGGATAAAAAAGTGACTGACGGTACTATTCGGTTGGTGCTGCTGAACTCAATAGGCAGCGCATTAATGTCGTCCGACTTTCCCATGAGCGCATTAATGGCGACGCTCAAAGCGGGTGAGGATCTGGGCAGGTTTTGA
- a CDS encoding SPOR domain-containing protein yields the protein MSQDGDLQVDGKLFRQRLEDALQDTGPLREPFFSGAGRAEVLGKLDHLIQFSDLILVVSAPLGGGKSRLYREFIERQDKRTPLIRCDQALTATPQELAALLQGSAGLQELPPAREVSQLLERLQQHLRQPLLMVIDDAQELPQESWQFLLSLVKGAREVGVHIRVVVFADTSVSAMLDLYGEGQPLHELELPLLDRRSLKEYLDTMQSAGRWPELGRLSNAELGAILKRSGGLIGVVEQLLERRNEVRSSGSRRRLGLPKAHMWALVAVVALLVISYLLQGVFEPEKTRVPLEPDVLSSADGATGSASAMPAPANPAADMARQRLLEAARKVMETEAALPEEEPSVTAVETELPEATAPGGESAVPVEETRIAPLAQAVQVPAKPSGVEINGAAGDEPGEQETSLPEPKASAVVSAERESTAPGPGRQWLLAQPATAYSLQMLGSHQREAVESFIARMGSGSNWHLIETRHQNRPWFIALYGSYPTRDAALAALKSMSSTLQAQKPWARALAPLQGE from the coding sequence GTGTCGCAGGACGGGGATCTTCAGGTGGATGGCAAGCTGTTCCGGCAGCGTCTTGAGGATGCGCTGCAGGACACAGGCCCTCTTCGCGAACCTTTTTTTTCCGGTGCAGGCCGCGCAGAAGTGCTGGGGAAACTGGATCACCTAATCCAGTTCAGTGACCTGATTCTGGTGGTGAGTGCCCCCTTGGGTGGTGGTAAAAGCCGCCTCTACCGGGAGTTTATTGAACGCCAGGATAAACGGACCCCCCTGATCCGGTGCGATCAGGCGTTAACCGCGACCCCGCAAGAGTTGGCGGCGCTTCTACAGGGTTCGGCCGGTTTGCAAGAGTTACCACCGGCACGAGAGGTGAGCCAGCTGCTGGAGCGATTACAGCAACACCTGCGCCAGCCGCTCCTGATGGTGATTGATGATGCGCAAGAGTTGCCCCAGGAGAGCTGGCAGTTTCTGCTCAGCCTGGTCAAAGGCGCCCGCGAGGTGGGTGTCCATATCCGTGTGGTGGTGTTTGCGGATACCTCGGTAAGCGCGATGCTGGATCTCTATGGTGAGGGTCAGCCCTTGCATGAGCTGGAACTTCCCCTGCTCGATAGACGCTCCCTCAAGGAGTATCTGGATACCATGCAGTCCGCCGGGCGATGGCCGGAGCTCGGGCGCCTCTCGAACGCTGAGCTGGGTGCGATTCTGAAACGCTCCGGTGGGCTGATTGGGGTAGTGGAGCAGCTGCTTGAAAGGCGAAACGAAGTGCGCTCGAGCGGGTCTCGCCGCAGGCTGGGTTTACCCAAGGCGCATATGTGGGCGTTGGTTGCGGTGGTGGCCCTACTGGTTATCTCCTATCTGCTGCAGGGGGTGTTTGAGCCTGAGAAGACCCGGGTGCCCCTGGAGCCGGACGTGCTCTCCTCTGCCGATGGTGCAACCGGTAGTGCCTCAGCGATGCCAGCCCCGGCTAATCCGGCGGCGGATATGGCTCGGCAGCGTTTGCTGGAGGCGGCAAGGAAGGTGATGGAGACAGAGGCGGCGTTACCGGAGGAAGAGCCCTCGGTGACGGCTGTTGAGACAGAGCTTCCTGAAGCGACTGCTCCTGGGGGTGAGTCGGCCGTACCCGTTGAGGAAACCCGTATCGCCCCCCTCGCCCAAGCTGTTCAGGTGCCCGCCAAACCCTCCGGTGTTGAGATTAACGGGGCGGCTGGCGACGAGCCCGGCGAACAGGAGACGTCACTGCCGGAGCCAAAGGCGAGTGCGGTGGTCTCTGCGGAGAGAGAGTCCACTGCACCTGGCCCTGGGCGTCAGTGGTTGCTGGCGCAGCCTGCGACCGCCTATAGTCTGCAGATGCTGGGGAGCCATCAGCGTGAGGCGGTAGAAAGCTTTATTGCCCGCATGGGTAGCGGGTCGAATTGGCACCTGATTGAAACCCGCCACCAGAATCGTCCCTGGTTTATTGCCCTGTACGGTAGTTACCCAACCCGGGATGCTGCGCTGGCTGCGCTCAAGTCAATGTCTTCCACCCTGCAGGCACAAAAGCCCTGGGCGCGTGCGTTGGCCCCGCTGCAGGGCGAATGA
- the gltB gene encoding glutamate synthase large subunit has protein sequence MSSGLYHPGQFKDNCGFGLIAHTEGEKSHHLLQTAIQALTCMTHRGGIAADGKTGDGCGLLIQKPDSFFREVTRGQYDQELKQQYAVGMVFLSADEARAELGRQALNREIEAEGMELVGWRNVPTNNDCLGPIALDQEPTIDQVFINCPDDVDEAHFAVKLFMARRKAGLAMADDPDFYICSMSDRVISYKGLMMPVDLPGYYTDLGDPRFETAICVFHQRFSTNTMPRWRLAQPFRMLAHNGEINTITANRNWAEARSSKFHSELLPNLDAVKPLVNRTGSDSSSMDNMLEVLVTGGVELYRAIRMMVPPAWQNVDTMDPDLRAFYEYNSMHMEPWDGPAGLVITDGRYALCALDRNGLRPSRWVRTSNGYLTVASEIGVFDYKPEDVIAKGRVGPGEILAIDTETGELLQAHDIDNKLKTQQPYKQWLKSQARRIPSKYIEELHRIEHFDKDTLNSHMKMFQITFEERDQVLRPLAESGAEAVGSMGDDTPMAVLSGRVRPVYDYFRQMFAQVTNPPIDPLREAIVMSLETCIGAEQNVFAETPGHAARIILGSPVLSTTKFLNITNEDELGIGVARISLNYDESEPLEQAIQRVCAEAEAAVRAGKVIMHLTDRDLKPGKLPIHAAMATGAVHHHLIKQGLRCEANILVETGTARDSHHFAVLIGFGATAVYPYLSYEVLEDLIHTGELLSDPISAHKAYRKGINKGLLKILSKMGISTIASYRGSQLFEAIGLSDEIVDLCFCGVSSRLQGARFEDLHKEQALLAKEAWTLRKKILQGGLLKYVHDSEYHAFNPDVVSTIQKAVRTGDYSAYRDYAALVNERPVATLRDLLGIRKDLTAVDIDEVEPAESILRRFDSAAMSLGALSPEAHEALAQAMNRLGGRSNSGEGGEDPARFGTDKVSKIKQIASGRFGVTPHYLVNAEVLQIKVAQGAKPGEGGQLPGGKVNGLIARLRYSVPGVTLISPPPHHDIYSIEDLAQLIFDLKQVNPQAQVSVKLVSEPGVGTIAAGVAKAYADLITISGYDGGTAASPLTSIRYAGSPWELGLSEAQQALRANDLRGKVRLQTDGGLKTGLDVVKAAILGAESFGFGTTPMVAMGCKYLRICHLNNCATGVATQNDELREKYFIGDVEMVMNFFRFVAAETREWLARLGVRTMEELVGRTDLLELLPGYTPKHANLDLSPLLSNDHIPAEKPQVCQSDRNDPFDRAEMAERMVQAMLPAIETKSGGEFEYSISNCDRSIGARLSGEIARRHGNLEMESNPVVVRLKGTAGQSFGVWNAGGLHMYLEGDANDYVGKGMAGGKLVITPPAGSRFESRETSIIGNTCLYGATGGKLFAAGRAGERLAVRNSGAHVVTEGAGDHCCEYMTGGLVTVLGEVGHNFGAGMTGGFAYVLDLQRQFVDRYNHELVDIHRIDTESMEQYSSHLTHIIEEYVAETGSAWGKELLEDMYDYIGKFWLVKPKAANMSNLLSSIRTRPE, from the coding sequence ATGAGTTCAGGTTTGTACCATCCTGGGCAGTTTAAAGACAACTGCGGTTTTGGGCTGATTGCCCATACCGAGGGAGAGAAAAGTCATCACCTGTTGCAGACAGCGATTCAAGCGCTGACCTGCATGACCCATCGTGGTGGTATCGCAGCGGACGGTAAAACCGGAGACGGTTGTGGTCTGCTTATCCAGAAGCCTGACTCCTTCTTCCGTGAAGTGACCCGCGGCCAGTATGACCAGGAGCTGAAACAGCAGTACGCCGTCGGTATGGTCTTTCTCAGTGCTGATGAGGCGCGGGCCGAGCTGGGTCGCCAGGCGCTGAATCGCGAGATCGAGGCGGAGGGGATGGAGCTCGTTGGCTGGCGTAACGTTCCCACCAACAACGACTGCCTGGGGCCTATCGCTCTCGACCAGGAGCCCACCATCGACCAGGTGTTTATCAACTGCCCGGACGATGTGGATGAGGCGCATTTTGCGGTTAAGTTGTTCATGGCGCGGCGCAAAGCGGGGCTGGCCATGGCCGATGACCCCGATTTTTACATCTGCTCCATGTCTGACCGGGTGATCTCCTATAAGGGATTGATGATGCCCGTCGACCTGCCCGGCTACTACACTGACCTCGGCGATCCCCGCTTCGAAACCGCGATCTGTGTGTTCCACCAGCGCTTCTCCACCAACACCATGCCTCGCTGGCGACTGGCCCAGCCCTTCCGCATGTTGGCCCATAACGGTGAGATCAACACCATCACCGCCAACCGTAACTGGGCGGAGGCGCGCTCCAGCAAGTTCCACTCCGAACTGCTCCCCAACCTGGATGCTGTCAAGCCGCTGGTCAACCGCACCGGCTCGGACTCCTCCAGCATGGACAATATGCTGGAGGTGCTGGTCACCGGCGGGGTTGAGCTGTATCGCGCCATTCGCATGATGGTGCCGCCCGCCTGGCAAAATGTGGATACCATGGACCCCGACCTGCGGGCGTTCTATGAGTACAACTCCATGCACATGGAGCCCTGGGATGGCCCGGCAGGCCTGGTGATTACCGATGGTCGTTACGCGCTCTGCGCGCTGGATCGTAACGGCCTGCGCCCTTCGCGCTGGGTGCGTACCAGTAATGGCTACCTGACCGTCGCCTCCGAGATCGGGGTGTTCGACTACAAGCCCGAGGATGTGATCGCCAAAGGGCGTGTCGGCCCCGGTGAGATCCTTGCGATCGATACCGAAACCGGCGAGCTGTTGCAGGCCCACGATATCGATAACAAGCTCAAGACCCAGCAGCCCTACAAGCAGTGGCTCAAGTCCCAGGCCCGGCGTATTCCTTCGAAGTACATTGAGGAGCTGCACCGCATCGAGCATTTCGATAAGGACACCCTCAATAGCCATATGAAGATGTTCCAGATCACCTTTGAAGAGCGTGATCAGGTGCTACGCCCCCTGGCCGAAAGCGGCGCAGAGGCGGTCGGCTCGATGGGCGACGATACCCCGATGGCGGTACTCTCCGGCCGGGTACGGCCGGTGTACGACTACTTCCGGCAGATGTTTGCCCAGGTCACCAACCCCCCCATCGATCCGCTGCGTGAAGCCATTGTTATGTCGCTCGAGACCTGCATTGGTGCAGAACAGAACGTGTTCGCGGAGACGCCTGGCCACGCGGCGCGCATTATCCTGGGCTCGCCGGTGCTCTCGACCACCAAGTTCCTTAACATTACCAATGAGGACGAACTGGGCATCGGTGTGGCGCGGATCAGCCTCAATTACGATGAGTCTGAGCCGTTAGAGCAGGCGATCCAGCGTGTCTGCGCTGAGGCGGAAGCGGCGGTTCGGGCCGGCAAGGTGATCATGCACCTGACCGACCGTGACCTGAAGCCCGGCAAGCTGCCAATCCATGCCGCTATGGCCACCGGTGCGGTGCACCACCACCTGATCAAGCAGGGGCTGCGTTGCGAGGCCAATATTCTGGTGGAGACCGGCACTGCGCGCGACTCTCACCACTTTGCTGTGCTGATCGGCTTTGGCGCAACCGCTGTCTACCCCTACCTTAGCTATGAGGTGTTGGAGGACCTGATCCACACCGGCGAGCTCCTGAGTGATCCGATCTCGGCTCACAAGGCCTACCGTAAGGGGATCAATAAGGGCCTGCTGAAGATCCTCTCCAAGATGGGGATCTCGACCATCGCCTCCTACCGGGGCTCGCAGCTGTTTGAAGCCATCGGCCTCAGCGACGAGATCGTGGATCTTTGCTTCTGTGGTGTTAGCAGCCGCCTGCAGGGCGCTCGCTTCGAGGATCTGCACAAAGAGCAGGCGTTGCTGGCCAAGGAGGCCTGGACGCTGCGCAAGAAGATTCTCCAGGGTGGTCTGCTCAAGTATGTCCACGACAGCGAATACCATGCCTTCAACCCGGATGTGGTAAGTACTATTCAAAAGGCGGTGCGCACCGGAGATTACAGTGCCTACCGTGATTATGCGGCATTGGTCAACGAACGTCCGGTAGCGACATTGCGGGACCTGCTGGGGATCCGCAAAGATCTCACGGCAGTCGATATTGATGAGGTGGAACCGGCCGAGTCGATCCTGCGTCGCTTCGACAGCGCCGCCATGTCGCTGGGTGCGCTCTCTCCTGAGGCCCACGAGGCGCTGGCGCAGGCAATGAATCGCCTGGGCGGCCGTTCGAACTCCGGCGAGGGTGGCGAGGACCCGGCCCGCTTCGGTACCGATAAGGTGTCCAAGATCAAGCAGATCGCTTCCGGTCGCTTTGGGGTAACCCCCCATTACCTGGTCAATGCTGAAGTACTGCAGATCAAAGTGGCGCAGGGCGCCAAGCCCGGCGAGGGCGGACAGCTCCCCGGAGGAAAGGTGAACGGCCTGATCGCCAGGCTGCGTTACTCGGTGCCGGGCGTAACCCTGATCTCTCCGCCTCCGCATCATGATATCTACTCCATTGAGGACCTGGCTCAGCTGATCTTCGATCTCAAGCAGGTGAACCCTCAGGCGCAGGTTTCTGTGAAACTGGTCTCCGAGCCCGGGGTGGGTACCATTGCCGCCGGTGTCGCCAAGGCCTATGCGGACCTGATCACCATCTCCGGCTACGACGGCGGTACTGCGGCGAGTCCGCTGACCTCGATTCGCTACGCGGGCTCTCCCTGGGAGCTGGGGTTGAGCGAGGCGCAACAGGCGCTGCGTGCCAATGACCTGCGCGGCAAGGTGCGCCTGCAGACCGACGGCGGACTCAAGACCGGACTGGATGTCGTCAAGGCGGCCATCCTGGGAGCCGAGAGCTTTGGCTTCGGTACCACGCCGATGGTGGCGATGGGCTGCAAGTATCTGCGTATCTGCCATCTCAACAACTGTGCGACCGGCGTGGCCACCCAGAACGACGAGCTGCGTGAAAAGTACTTCATCGGCGATGTGGAGATGGTGATGAACTTCTTCCGCTTCGTTGCTGCTGAGACCCGTGAATGGTTGGCGAGGCTGGGTGTGCGCACCATGGAAGAGCTGGTGGGGCGCACTGACCTGTTGGAGTTGCTGCCGGGGTATACCCCCAAGCACGCAAACCTCGATCTGTCCCCGCTCCTCTCTAACGACCATATCCCGGCGGAGAAGCCACAGGTTTGCCAGTCGGATCGCAATGACCCCTTCGACCGTGCCGAGATGGCCGAGCGGATGGTGCAGGCGATGTTGCCAGCGATCGAAACCAAAAGCGGCGGCGAATTCGAGTACAGCATCAGCAACTGCGATCGCTCGATCGGTGCCCGGCTCTCCGGCGAAATCGCCCGTCGTCACGGCAACCTGGAGATGGAGAGCAATCCCGTTGTGGTGCGCCTGAAGGGAACCGCCGGCCAGAGCTTTGGCGTCTGGAACGCCGGCGGACTGCATATGTATCTCGAAGGTGATGCCAACGATTACGTGGGCAAGGGAATGGCCGGCGGTAAGCTGGTCATTACGCCACCGGCCGGTAGCCGCTTCGAGTCTCGCGAAACCTCCATTATCGGTAACACCTGCCTGTATGGCGCAACCGGGGGCAAGCTGTTTGCAGCGGGCCGGGCCGGGGAGCGCCTGGCTGTGCGTAACTCGGGTGCCCATGTGGTGACCGAGGGAGCTGGTGATCACTGTTGCGAGTACATGACCGGTGGCCTGGTTACGGTACTGGGTGAGGTGGGCCACAACTTCGGGGCGGGTATGACCGGTGGTTTTGCCTACGTGCTCGACCTTCAGCGCCAGTTCGTCGATCGCTACAACCATGAACTGGTGGATATTCACCGCATTGATACCGAGTCGATGGAGCAGTACAGCAGCCATCTGACCCATATCATTGAGGAATACGTGGCCGAGACCGGCAGTGCCTGGGGTAAGGAGTTACTTGAGGATATGTACGACTACATTGGCAAGTTCTGGCTGGTGAAGCCGAAGGCGGCCAACATGAGCAACCTGCTCAGCAGTATTCGTACCCGCCCGGAGTAA
- the hemE gene encoding uroporphyrinogen decarboxylase — MTELKNDRFLRALLREPVDVTPVWMMRQAGRYLPEYKATRAQAGDFMSLCMNPELACEVTIQPLDRFELDAAILFSDILTIPDAMDLGLYFETGEGPRFKKPVRTEADVEALPIPDPADRLDYVIKAVSTIRRELNGRVPLIGFSGSPWTLATYMVEGGSTKDFRHIKQMMYSQPQVMHQLLDKLAQSVTSYLNAQIAAGAQAVQIFDTWGGVLSPACYREFSLNYMAKIVAGLTRESEGRKVPVILFTKNGGQWIEQIADAGADCVGLDWTIDIGEARQRIGNRVALQGNMDPSVLYASPERIREEVATILQGFGNGNGHVFNLGHGIHQFVDPESARVFVDAVHELSAKYHS, encoded by the coding sequence ATGACTGAATTGAAAAATGATCGTTTCCTGCGTGCTCTGCTGCGCGAGCCTGTTGATGTAACGCCGGTATGGATGATGCGCCAGGCGGGCCGTTACCTTCCCGAGTACAAGGCTACCCGTGCACAGGCTGGCGATTTCATGTCCCTGTGCATGAACCCGGAGCTTGCGTGCGAGGTGACGATTCAGCCACTGGATCGGTTCGAGCTGGATGCGGCCATTCTGTTCTCCGACATTCTAACGATTCCTGATGCGATGGATCTGGGTCTTTACTTTGAAACCGGTGAAGGGCCGCGCTTCAAGAAGCCGGTGCGCACCGAGGCCGATGTCGAGGCGCTGCCGATCCCTGACCCGGCGGATCGCCTGGATTACGTGATCAAGGCGGTCAGCACCATTCGCCGGGAGCTCAACGGTCGCGTGCCCCTGATCGGCTTTTCCGGCAGTCCCTGGACGCTCGCCACCTATATGGTGGAGGGGGGCTCTACCAAGGATTTCCGCCATATCAAGCAGATGATGTACAGCCAGCCCCAGGTAATGCACCAGCTGCTGGACAAGCTGGCGCAGTCGGTCACCAGTTACCTGAACGCCCAGATTGCAGCGGGTGCCCAGGCGGTACAGATCTTTGATACCTGGGGGGGCGTGCTGAGCCCTGCCTGCTATCGTGAGTTCTCCCTCAACTATATGGCCAAGATCGTGGCAGGATTGACGCGTGAGAGCGAAGGTCGCAAGGTGCCGGTGATCCTGTTTACCAAAAACGGTGGCCAGTGGATCGAGCAGATCGCCGATGCCGGTGCCGACTGTGTCGGTCTCGACTGGACCATCGATATTGGCGAGGCGCGCCAGCGGATCGGTAACCGTGTGGCCCTGCAGGGCAATATGGACCCCTCCGTGCTCTATGCCTCACCGGAGCGCATTCGTGAAGAGGTTGCTACCATTTTGCAGGGTTTTGGCAACGGTAACGGTCACGTATTCAATCTGGGCCACGGTATTCACCAGTTCGTTGACCCTGAAAGCGCACGCGTCTTTGTCGATGCCGTGCACGAGCTGTCGGCGAAGTACCATTCGTAA
- a CDS encoding FAD-dependent oxidoreductase, protein MTERLNNSFQFLDVARIEPGKKELDVRKTQFVEIYEPFTHKESKAQSHRCLECGNPYCEWRCPVHNYIPNWLKLVAEGNIIEAAELSHQTNTLPEVCGRVCPQDRLCEGACTLGDGGFGAVTIGATEKFITDTAFAMGWRPDLSHVKPTGKRVAIIGAGPAGLGCADILARNGVQAVVFDRHPEIGGLLTFGIPEFKLEKDVMKRRRKVFEGMGIEFRLRTEIGQDVSMQQLMDEYDAVFMGMGTYTYMKGGFPGEDLPGVHDALPFLISNVNRCLGYEENGEFIDMKGKRVVVLGGGDTAMDCNRTSIRQGARSVTCVYRRDEANMPGSRKEVENSREEGVQFLFNRQPVEVVGNGKVEGIKVVSTRLGEPDERGRQRPEVVPGSEQVIPADVVLVAFGFQPSPAPWFKDHNIELNSWGGVVAAEQQAYKFQTSNPKVFAGGDMVRGSDLVVTAIWEGRQAAEGILDYLEV, encoded by the coding sequence ATGACTGAGCGTTTGAACAACAGCTTTCAGTTTCTTGATGTGGCCAGAATAGAGCCGGGCAAGAAAGAGCTCGATGTCCGTAAAACCCAGTTCGTAGAGATCTATGAACCCTTTACCCATAAGGAATCGAAGGCGCAGAGCCACCGGTGCCTGGAGTGTGGCAACCCCTACTGTGAATGGCGTTGCCCGGTACACAACTACATTCCCAACTGGCTCAAACTGGTGGCCGAAGGCAACATCATCGAGGCCGCCGAGTTGAGCCACCAGACCAACACCCTGCCCGAGGTGTGTGGGCGAGTCTGCCCCCAGGACCGGCTGTGCGAAGGGGCTTGCACCCTGGGTGACGGAGGTTTCGGTGCCGTGACAATAGGGGCGACCGAGAAGTTTATCACCGATACCGCCTTTGCCATGGGTTGGCGCCCGGATCTTTCCCACGTCAAGCCGACCGGCAAGCGGGTAGCCATTATCGGGGCGGGCCCGGCGGGACTGGGGTGCGCCGATATACTGGCGCGCAATGGCGTGCAGGCGGTGGTGTTTGACCGTCACCCCGAAATCGGAGGCCTGCTCACCTTTGGTATTCCCGAGTTCAAACTCGAAAAGGACGTCATGAAGCGTCGCCGAAAGGTCTTCGAAGGGATGGGGATCGAGTTCCGCCTGCGTACCGAGATCGGCCAGGATGTCAGTATGCAGCAGCTGATGGATGAGTACGATGCCGTGTTTATGGGCATGGGTACCTACACCTATATGAAGGGCGGGTTCCCGGGTGAGGACCTGCCGGGTGTTCACGATGCGTTGCCCTTTTTGATCTCCAACGTGAACCGTTGCCTTGGCTACGAGGAGAACGGCGAGTTCATCGACATGAAGGGCAAGCGAGTCGTGGTACTGGGTGGTGGTGACACCGCCATGGACTGCAATCGTACCTCCATCCGCCAGGGTGCCCGCTCGGTCACCTGCGTCTACCGTCGGGATGAAGCCAATATGCCCGGCTCACGCAAAGAGGTTGAAAACTCCCGCGAGGAGGGAGTCCAGTTCCTCTTCAATCGCCAGCCGGTCGAGGTGGTGGGTAACGGCAAGGTGGAGGGCATCAAGGTGGTCTCCACCCGTCTGGGGGAGCCCGACGAGCGTGGCCGCCAGCGTCCGGAGGTGGTGCCCGGCAGCGAGCAGGTGATCCCTGCCGATGTGGTGCTGGTGGCCTTCGGTTTCCAGCCCAGCCCGGCCCCCTGGTTCAAGGATCACAATATCGAACTGAACAGCTGGGGGGGCGTGGTGGCCGCCGAGCAGCAGGCGTACAAGTTCCAGACCAGCAACCCCAAGGTGTTTGCCGGCGGCGATATGGTGCGTGGCTCCGACCTGGTGGTCACCGCTATCTGGGAGGGTCGGCAAGCAGCGGAGGGTATCCTCGATTACCTCGAGGTTTGA
- a CDS encoding PaaI family thioesterase: MTFSPEIAREFVENRIAFVQRMGLKAECLERGHVQLLAPIEGNQNHIGTMYAGALFTLAEIPGGALFMTSFDVAHFYPIVKELKIEFLRPATSDIRCELRMTDAEIEALQAAANKQGKVDYLLEAELVDTEGVRVARASGTYQLRRIGS, encoded by the coding sequence ATGACCTTCAGCCCGGAAATTGCACGTGAGTTTGTCGAAAACCGGATCGCCTTTGTCCAGCGCATGGGCCTCAAGGCCGAGTGCCTCGAACGGGGCCATGTGCAACTGCTGGCCCCCATTGAGGGCAACCAAAACCACATCGGCACCATGTACGCGGGGGCCCTCTTCACCCTCGCCGAGATTCCCGGGGGCGCCCTGTTTATGACCAGCTTCGATGTGGCCCACTTCTACCCCATCGTCAAGGAGCTGAAGATTGAGTTCCTGCGCCCGGCCACCTCCGACATCCGTTGCGAGCTGCGCATGACCGATGCCGAGATCGAGGCACTGCAGGCGGCAGCCAACAAGCAGGGCAAGGTCGACTACCTGCTGGAGGCTGAGCTGGTCGACACCGAAGGGGTCAGGGTCGCCCGCGCCAGCGGCACCTACCAGCTGCGCCGTATCGGTAGCTGA